The following proteins are encoded in a genomic region of Musa acuminata AAA Group cultivar baxijiao chromosome BXJ2-11, Cavendish_Baxijiao_AAA, whole genome shotgun sequence:
- the LOC135627123 gene encoding photosystem II reaction center PSB28 protein, chloroplastic-like, with protein MSAVHSVAVSSSAISRCPKNHHSLPASMSLPTTARPIFRSAFSGVSLHLPPPKVIPRRNSYVSKVTVMMAKPAIQFIQGTDEQTVPDVRLTKSRDGTNGVAIFTFDQPSVFDSSSELGDITGFYMIDEEGVLQSVDVSAKFINGKPARIEAKYVMRSPRDWDRFMRFMERYSQANGLQFVKK; from the exons ATGTCGGCGGTGCACTCTGTCGCTGTTTCTTCTTCGGCCATCTCCAGATGCCCCAAGAACCATCACTCTCTCCCAG CATCAATGTCTCTCCCTACAACTGCTCGCCCAATTTTTCGTTCTGCTTTCAGTGGTGTATCTTTGCATCTTCCTCCTCCAAAAGTGATTCCAAGACGAAATTCGTATGTCTCCAAGGTGACTGTGATGATGGCCAAGCCAGCGATTCAGTTCATCCAAGGAACTGATGAACAGACAGTACCAGATGTGAGACTAACCAAATCGAGAGACGGTACGAATGGTGTCGCAATATTTACCTTCGATCAACCCTCTGTCTTTGACTCATCAAGCGAGCTGGGTGACATCACTGGATTCTACATGATCGATGAGGAAGGTGTGCTTCAGTCGGTTGATGTGAGTGCCAAGTTCATCAATGGAAAGCCTGCAAGAATAGAAGCCAAGTATGTGATGCGGAGTCCGCGAGACTGGGACAGATTCATGAGGTTCATGGAGAGGTACTCTCAAGCAAATGGTTTACAGTTTGTGAAAAAATGA